The DNA window GTTATTTTCAATCCTGAACACAGCAGAAGTGTGATCACGTCTTGGATAATAATCACCAGAGGATATTTTTGATTTCAAGAGTTCTTGCAAATGGACTGCACTAAGACAAAAAAGAAGTTATTGTGGCAGAACAAACATGCTCCTTTGAGTAGACGTCTTCCTTACAGCACAGAGTGGTAAGGTTATCAGATAATGGCACATGGAAGAAGGGAAGGACAATGAGGGGAGACTCAACCATTATCAGGACTTCTATCTGCCTATTTGTTTAATTGCACACCTTCACCATAGACACAGTAAACTCAAAGACAGAAACGGACATTCAACAGTGTATGCACAAAGCCATACCTTGTATAACAAAACACTTCCGCACgtttgttttacaaatactATTTTACTCTGGCCTTTTGTTCCACGCACTGATGACAtatctctctcaaaaaaaaaaaaacaactcccaACAAAACAatccacaaacaaaaacaaaaccaaaacccccaaacgACAAAGCAGAAAACTCAGCTGATTATGCCTGGTGCCCAGATTTGATGATTAACTTCTGAACAAGTAAAATGAGACCCAAGAGTACAATCAGTATGCAAGAAACTGACGGGACAAAGGCTCAGGTCTGCGAATCCATGTCGATGCAAACAGACCTTCCTCTTGCAATTATTTCTTGAAATAGTTCACACGCATACAACAGTCTATAAGTAGTTACTATAAACAGAAGATGCAAGTAATAGCATAAGTTGCCTGCATAGCTACAGTACCACAGTTTAACATCAGGTTTCTGTCACTCATCTGTATAACCTTGAGCCAATCACTTTCCTGTATTGGCTGTTCCACCAACTGGTCAAAGAGAACGATACTACCAAAATACTGACAAAATTCCACAAGTGAAAAATGCCAAAACCTAAATTCTAAGATAGGCTAAGCTAAAAATagcccttcatttttttttgccatttagAAATGTTTCACAGACAAAATGTCATAATTCCACTTACCTTTGAAAGTCTTCCTCAGATATGACAAggttataaaggaaaaaaggatcGGTATCATCAGTCAATCGAACAGCTAAATCCTGAAAAGACAGACATTTAAATATGATTCAAAATACTATAAGACACCCTGCAGGACTGTTCAAGTATTGCACACCAATACTGCAAACAGTATTTAACGTTTTCACTGTTTAACGAAAAATAAGATAGAATTGTGGCAACTAATTCAGAAGGTGGAAAACATTAACGTTGAACACAACTTCAAATATTACAGTGGGAAAACCAAGAACCCTCTTTATcacaaaaataaacccagtAAAGACCTTCAACTTTGAGCAGCAAAGATTTCAAAATTCAACATAGCTTCatcattttacaaaaataaaacaatttgcTATTTTCCCCATCACAAAATAGAGTGTAGCACTAGCAGTCCACTGTAATGAATCACAAACACATCATTCCCATAAGTGGAAGTTTTTCAGAGCACACTGCTCCTAAAAGTTTAAGAAACCACATTCTGAAGAACTGAATACAGAACTTTGCAAAGCAAACATAAAATGGATTCAGCTGAGGTCTAGTAAGTTCCTAAGGAAAATTGTAGCATTATGCtgcttagtttttaaaaataaactaatttgTTCACTGGAGATCTACACAGTTTTGGACAAACTGCCTTCTCTGCAAACATTAGGTTTTTACTACAAAGCTGGGGTTATGCAAAACACCTGGTACATTAGGCCCAGGCACCTGTTGTCTATAACGAGGCTCAAACCTGCGTGAAGAATATCCCtagcagaggaaaggaaggaagctgAAACCTGATAGCTCTTCCAACCTAACTAAAGCATGACCATAGCACAAGTTTTAGTAATACCAGTAACACTAACAAAACTCTCAGCTGGAGATGTATAAAAAAAGCTTTGGGATTTACACGCCCAGCTAGCTTGTGTTAAAACTAATGccaccccaaaccaaccagGCTGTTGAGCAGGAAAAGAATGCCCGCTTGGTTTGATGTCCCATTAACTGATCCAAGCATCTGAAGTTGTCTTTTTAGACTGATCACTCAGATGTGCCCAACTGGATTTCCACGCTCCTGCCAACAAAGGCTCCAGCTTGGCACACAGTTCTTAACTGAACTGCTTCTTCACACTTAATATTATCATTGTCACAGTTAGCAGACTCTTCCCAAAAAACACCGTACTCCTTTACAAAAAAGTCTTTACTCAATAACACTCTAACCAACAAACGGCCAATCTTAACATCATGGCAGGTGGTTGTGCAGTTTAAATGGCAAATCAGGCATGcaacaaaaaagattttataaCCTCCGGTAGTAATCTCATCACTATTTTTGCTGagaaaggtggggtttttttaccgCAAGTTTTCTACTTCCTTCCTGCCCCCACTGGATGAATTCCAAACATTCAAAGACTAACACGcttacaaataaaaagcaaaatgttacaTCCACATACAAGCTGTCACTTTTGCTAGTTAAGACGAAGATTTTGCAGACAACTGCTGCTCTACATTCTTAAGTATTGAGTATATTTAAAGCGAGACTGCTCTTAAGCTCTAACTCAGGTTCCTCTGAAGGTCTCCCAATACTTTTAATTCGCAAGTTTACTAAGATCCACCAACAGCCAAACTAAAAAAGAGAGCTAATAAGGCTAGGAAAAAAACACTATACCAAACCAACTAAATTACTCAAGAAATtgtatcaaaaataaaataaggtcAGTGACAAACATCCCAAAATCctgttttgcctttcctttgtCTATTTGTCCTCTTATACAATGAAATTCAAATACCTAATGAATGACACAAATACAACTAATCCACAAACCTTTTTATGAACAGGATTAGAAATTGACAGTAGCTCAATATTCACTCGAACATTTAATCTCCTGCGTACAAAAAGATGAAACTTAGTAACAAGTCAAGAAATCATTCTCCAAATAACATGCGTTCATAGCCACATTACAGGAATCAGGtgacatttagaaaacaaatattttgacagAAACATGGAGAAAGTTCCCACTGATGACTACTACTAAGGTATCTGAAAGCCCCGCAGTTTTAGTTATCATTACAGCTCTTCAGTCAGCTCAAGTTTTTTGTTGCTTGTTATCCACCAAACTTTAAGTAGCAAGGCAGAAGTTTTGAAACTTTGCCCAGAAACTaaaacctttggaaaaaaagcctgCTGACATTTATTTACGATTGCTGAAACTTTCGATAATCATTTATACCGTGCTACCTTCCCTTCGCCTACTTCTCGTTGAGTAATCCGAGAAGTTACTTCCATCACAAAACACACCCCCAGGCATCAGCCTTTCCGTGCTTTCTAACACAAGCTATGCGAACTGcgaggaggaggacgaggaggaggaagaagaggaggaaaaggcgGAGGAGGCGGCTCTGCCCGCTGGGCAACGGCCGCGGCCCGGGAGAGACGCCCAGCCcgcggcggcgaccccggctCTCAGGCAGCCGCCGCGGAGCCCCAGACCCCTCCTGCGAGGCCACCGTGCGTTCCCTCCGCTACCCAagacccccgccccgcccctctACCCAGCGAGGCACCCACGGCAGCCCTCACTGACAGTCCCCAGCCTTGCCACGACCGACTCCCCTCCCCTCTAaccccccaccagcaccccaaaTCGAGAGCTCCTCAGCTCACCGCCCGCGCTACGCGCAGGGCCCCGCCTCTCGTCTAGCGGCTGTTAGAGCACAgggcaggaaaagagaaggaaaaagcccATCGCTCAACAGCCCCATCCTAAAGAACGCAATAAAGCTTCCACGCAGCTAGTGAGGAAGCCCAGTCAGAGCCCGCCGCACCGTTCCGaccagcccctcacctctcctcGCAGCCCTGGCACCTCACTTGCATGCACACCGGCCGGTTGAACATACTCTCCGCCGCCATCTTGCGCTTCGAGTTTGGCGCCGGGCTCCCGCGGAGGAGGAGCCTCAAGATGGTGCCGGGCGGCGGCCGCAGGGGAtgctgggagggaaatggcggCGCTGCAGCCGGAGCCGGGGCGATGTGCCTACTTCGTGGAGAGGAAGAAGCGCTTCTGCAAGATGATCCCGGTTCCTGGGAGGCGGTTCTGCGGGGAGCACGGGCAGCAGGAGGTACCGGGCCTCTCCGGGCGGGGCAGCAGGGCCCCTTCCCCGGCTGGGAAGGCGGGCTTGGGGGGCCCGGGGAGCCCTGGATTCCCCGAGAAGGGGCAGCGGGAGGCCCCGGCGGGCCCGGGGGTCTCGTCCGCCTCAGCCGGCACCTAGTGCCGCAGGGCAGGTAGTGCCTGCGCCTTCCCTGGAGGCCCGGGGTGGGGTAAGGTCGCTAGTGCAGCCCAGCAGTCATGCTGCCATTACGTTATAAGCTTGTTCTTTTAGGATCCATTTAAGTATTAAATTCTTGCCTCAGTTGCTCCGTTCCGGTTAATCCACCTACCTCAGAATAGGTGTTTTATGAAACTCGGGTGTTCCTCAGCAGTTTTTCTGAACCAGGAACACTGAATGAGTGCTGAAGTGTTGTCTGAAACTTTCCTTTTATAACTAGgaagaaaatggcagaaaaagaaTTCCGTGTCCTCTTGATCCAAAACAGTAAGTATATGTAAATGCTTTTCCTATTCTTTGTCAGAGTTCGTGTGATAAGTGCTGTTActtacttttctttccatttggaTTTTAGCACTGTATATGAAGACCAACTacaaaaacacttaaaaaaatgtaattcaagAGAGAAGCCGAAGCCAGTAAGTGCAGTGTAAATTCAGCGCTACTTCCTCTCAGATTTAAGACCCTAAACAttacagctctgcagagaatttATTGTGCTGACAGCTGCTGTGAACTGGAGGACAGCAGACTTAGTGAGCACTTCAGCAAGGGCAGTTATGCAGCTGAATAAGTACTTGCTGAAATGGAATTCACATTCCACTCTCTTCCTTCCATATCACTGTAGTTCGGTACAAGTTTTCCGTTTTCTTAGTTGAAAATGAAATCGCTGAATTcatctttcttcagaaagattCTCTGAGATTAGCCTCTCACAATGCCATTTGTGTTAGAGGCTTGGCGAGAGATTGTCCTCAGAAAGCAAAACTAGCAGGGAGGCCCTAGGCGTTTTCCTGCCGCTGGCAGTCTGCTGCCCTAGCCAACTGCGTGCTTCACTCAAGCTAGCAGTGAAGTACGGAAAGCTAGGCTGACAGTTGCAGCCGGTGCTGAGGGAAGGAATAGGGTATATGTCTCAACAGCTGTTTCAAGAAGACAGAAGATGGCTTTTTTATTGTCTGCCTTTCTGCCTTATTGATATTGCATCCTTAGTATTACCTGGGAAACCTTAAAATGGTCTCTGGGATTAGTCTAGAAAGCATTGACAGCTTAACACTTATGAACGTGTTCAATCTTGTCAAAATGTGTCAAAACAGTCATTTCTGCCAGGGATCCAGGATCAGactatagaaaaaaatgtacttggAATATCTTCTTTTGCAGTGGATTCCCATTGCTAGGTACCTTATGATAAAAACACTGGGGAATTTAGCTTTTTGCTTCCTGGTAGTTAACAGAATCAgatgtcttttcttttgatttttaaaggtcTACTTTGTTCAAGATATTAATGCAGGTTTAAAAGATGTAgcagaaataccagaaaaacaagtgagTACATTTATTTGATCTAAAGCTCAGTGCCTACATAACATGTTGCAATTGATTCTATCAATAGATAGAATTGCTTCctggtacaagccaggatgctgttgccTGCCTTGGCCACTTGGGCGCACCGCTGGCTCAtgctgagccagcagtgcccaggtggccaaggaggccaccagcccccgggcttgtgtcagcactgctgtggccagcaggagccgggcagggatggggcccctgtgctgggccctggggaggccccacctcgaatgctgggctcaggtttgggcccctcgggacaagaagggccttgaggggctggagcgtgtccagagaagggcagcggggctggggcagggtctggagcacaagtgtgctggggggcagctgagggagctgggggggtttagcctggagaagagggggctgaggggagcccttctcgctctctgcagctgcctgagaggggctggagtgaggggggggctggtctctgcacCCACGTTACtgatgacaggacaagaggaaacggcctcaagctgcatcaggggaggcttagattggatatgaggaaaaaagtcttccctgcaagagtggtcgggcattggaacaggctgcccagagaggtggggagtCACCGTCCGTGGGGGTGttaaaaaacatgcagaagtggcacttggggacatggtttcggaggcctgggggtgttgggttggaggttggacttgatgatcctggaggtttttcccaaccttaatgattcggtgattctatgaatttatCGTATAACTAAAGAactagcaaaaataaaactctctTGTATTTATGGgtggtgctttttcttccttaaaaaggTGTCTATCTCTTCTCTATCCAAAGAAGAGCTGGAGAACTTAATTATCAAGTTGAAAAAAACAAGTAATGGTGAGCTTACTTAATACTGAAAATGAGATGTTTTAAATTGAATTGAttaaatattgttatttttgttgttagaTATCTGTGAAAATGTGAGACATTTGGCACAAAACACATCTGAAGTAATTATCATCAGGACGTGGGCAGTCCTCCAATAGCTAAACTTTACTCAGAAGAATAAACTAGATTGACAGTGACAGAACACTGATCTTGTGTTCATATAgctaatttcctttccttttctgttttttgtttcccaCTCAGATATCACTACAGATAATAATATGGCTCTGTTATGAACATGTAATGATAGATTTATGCTCCCAACAGACTGTTTTGTTAGTGCTACAAATTGAGCTCATGTCTGACTATTGTAATGTGTGTgttacaaaaccagaaagtctTGAAACTGGAAACCTATACCTAAAAAGTTTTGCGTTTGCATGCAGGCTTGGAACTTCACCTTGAAGAACAAATACTGTCCCACCAGGCTTTACAAGAAGCCTTAAATGACCCAAAAAATGGGGAATCTGCTTTCAAACACTTGAAACAACAGGTATGGTCACTGCTTTACTGATAGCTATAGATGTTTTTAAACGTGGAATTCTGCTGCTGTAAATTCGAGTGACCATGCATGCAAAATGCTAGTCACTTTGTGTAGAGGAAATCTGGTATGTTCTATAACTCTCTGCTCTTCAAATAATAGCATATATATAACCTTTGAATGGCTGCTTTAAGTGTTAGTAACAAAACGTTATTAggatactgaaataaattacaaattgTGTGTTGTTCTTCTgaatttttacttattttatatTAACTCATAATAAATCTCAGCTACAAAAGGTAAAATGTTGTATTTGCTAAGaagcaaaaggaatttttgctttttctgtaagaGCTGATCCTAGATTTCCTGGTTGTGTAATAGATGCATAAAAAGGATTGGAGAGCCTGAGTTTACCTTCTGCCTTTTTAATGTATATTGAGCGGCAGGAATTTTGAGAGATGGATTGCATTCTGTAGCAAAACAGTAAGTTTCggaaagaaaacttaaaaagtGAGAAATGCCTGTTTTCTGCACTTTCTTCTGGTACgctgctttcctttcctacATATTACAAAACGTGGgactgcagcagagagagagggcTCTGCAGGCACTGATGCTTCACAGAAAATCCAGTACAGTCCCTATATTTTGGATGTGGTTACTTTGAGAAGCTGCTGAGGACAATATAATATGTGCCTGCTCCAAAAAATCCATTCCAAAAAATTCTGGGTGGAGTTttgtgagcagcagcagaagggcaCAGTGATGCTGCCTAGCCAGAATTCATAATCCCTTTCCTCTGTACACAGAAGATCTTTTCCCTAATCCCTCATGGAAGGGAAGGCTTGAAAAAAGCCTTCTGCAGTTTGAAGCAATCATTTTTCTATCAGGCATTACAATACACAGTGTGTATATTTGCTTGGTTCGTAAATAATCTTTTGATGTTTGTAGGCTTCTATTCTAGGTAACatggaaaaattacatttacttGGTCCCAGAAGATGTTTTGTTGAGTTTGGAGCTGGGCGGGGAAAACTGTCTCACTGGGTCGATATCGCCTTACAGAATGTTGAAAATGTTCAGTTTTTACTTGTGGAAAGGGCACCTACAAGATTCAAGGTAAGAGAGGATATTGTTACAGTAGCGGagtataatttttaaactgtggtCATTGAAGCTTTTAGTGCTCGCTTTTTACCTTCAAAAATAACATAAAGCCTTTGAAATGTTAGAAGGTTTGGAAGTGATTGTCTCCATTCCATACTTAGCTGATAGCAAATTTGTTAGCAGAAAATCGTGGCGTCTAATGTTGGAAATGTGCAGATGTTGTCTTGACAGGACAAGTCCAGCATTAATACTGGGAGCAAAATTATAATTATTGGTGGCCAGCCCTACTTAATGATCTTGTTCTGTTTATACAGGTGGATGGAAAACACAAAAGGAGAGATTCTGTATTTGAAAGGCTTCAAGTTGATATTCAACACTTATGTTTAAGTAAGTTCCCTCTTGGCTTGCATAATTTTGAACTCCAGTATTCAAAATCTAAAATTAAGCCTCAATTTCAGATAAGTTTGTGTGTAGCATGCTTAAATGTACTTGGCTTTGAAGATTACTCTCAGCAGTTGCTTAGACACGTTAATgctgtgtgtatatacatatatttacacacatatatatattaaatgggggttttaaattttctgctttatacGTTTACAGGACGTTATTGTAGGCgagaaatactgaaacaaaaacttttaaaaaggctttttaggTCTTGCAGGATGAAACACCTTTGCATTGTTTGTTTTAGCTGTGCGGAAGGAAGCAAGTCATGCATATCATTGATATGCTCTGTATGTCACTACTGTAGAATTCGTGGGAACACCTGTCATCAGGAGATGCGTTAATGTCACATTTACATTTCATAGGCAGTATAGAAAGGCTAAAATGGTTAAACAGATAAATGTAACCATCTTAGCCTAAATGCAAAATCCTGTATTCCTAATACTTCATTTTAATCAAAGGCAAAGTATTTACATTAGTACTTAGCTGGAGCTAATACCTGGCCCGCAGATAATTCTGTTAAGCAAAATCAGTCCAGTGTTCTCTGGTAATCATTCTACTGCTGTGTAGTAGTGTTGCTGCTCAGAAACAAAATCATATTGCTTCATAACAGCATGAAAATACATTCTTTGCCTTTGGACAAGGTTGAgttgtttaagaaaaagaagaatatgCTTCTCAGCCACAGCATCTGATTCTCttaatttgttttagaaaaactCTCTTTTTAATAGCTTATAACTCTATGTACAGACTACTGTATTTTCAGTAgtggtaaatatttatttattttttcaggtgtGCAGGTGTTATattatccagaaaaaaatattgccccAACTATAATAATAGAGGTTCTGGGGTTATTGTggatgtgtgtgtttattttcttttcccccccccctgCTCCAGATAAGGTACCtattttggagaagaaaaaactaCCAGTGGTAGGAATTGGGAAGCATTTGTGTGGTGCTGCGACAGGTACGAGTTATCTGTGGGTTCACTGCAGAAAGTTAGGATACTAAATACTACAGTCTGAACGGACTGATGTCCCAAACTGCCCTTTTAAGCTTTTCTTGCCCTCTAACCCTTTGTTGGTGAATGTAGCAATTACATTCTAAGTTGAGTTCGGTGGAATGGTAAATGGATAATAAATTCAAGGCTACTTTAGACAGAAGTaaaacttttcttgttttctataGAGTACAGAAAGATTAGTGTATGTGGGTGTAGGTCATCTATGTGTAAActgttgaaaataattttttttcttaacacagTCACCTctactctgaaatattttcctttctaaatttgTATTGGCTGCCTGAATATGTATCCCAAGCAAACAGATGAGCAGAATGTGTTTCTGTCCTGATAATTTTCAACTAACTTTTTCTAATGTCATGTGTCCGCTAAGTAGAGAAAGACATCTCAAATATGACATATAGGTGCTGCTACAAAGATGATGCAGTTAAGCATTTAGGAAGTACATGTACATATAAAATAGATTGCGTCCTAGATATCAAACTTGTAGAGCACTTACTTGCATGTTTTACAGGGAGGAGATCCTCCTACAATATGCCAGTTTGTTAACCGAAGTATTCGAAATTCACTTGTGTAGAACAAATATTCAAGAGGATAAGCCCGTAGTAGCTCCAGAGGTCTCTTAATACTCATTTAGCATTTAGGGTTTTCATGGTTTCAAAGCATGCTTGTAATTTTTAGTTATCCTTAAAGTTGCTTTTTGGCTTAGTTTGTAATGTACCCTTTTATTATTCTCAGTGGGAAGTACATTCCCAACCATGATAGTGCCTGTGTAAATAATGGCATGGTGTTCAACgctatttttttgggggggtgtatctgttttttttcccagatctTGCTTTGAGATGTCTGGTTGAAAGTTATACAACTTGCTGGGATGGAGAAAGTGAAGAGCCTGCACCAAAACGTTCTAGGAATGACAAGACAGAGGTGGCTCCTAACAGTTCTGCCAATACTGAAAGCAACAAAGACGACTGTAAGCCTGTAGCTGGAATTGTTATTGCGCTGTGCTGCCATCACAAGTGTGACTGGACACATTATGTAGGCAGAGAGTTCTTTAAATCAGTAGGACTTGGACCAGtagaatttcattattttcagagAATGAGTAGCTGGGCCACTTGTGGCATGCGAGAAACCACAACCAAAGCCTCTACAAGTGACGAAAGTGAGGATCAAACTAACATCACAGAGGAACATGAGCACACATTCAGCAAGACAGAGAGTGATTCTGATACTTTACAAGGGtatgtcattttttcattttcctagcAAATGGActcctgcagaaaagcaaaattaatgtaGAGTGGTATATGAAATTGTTTTGGGTCCTCAACTCATTTATCAAATGCTTTAATTactaaatttataaaaatattctactttaaaacaaacaattttCATGGACatatgtttcaaaatatttaaacagtcATGCTGGCCTGAATTGAAATGAACTTAGTGATTTCAGTAGTTATTCTAAGCTTAACTACTAATGTTAATTAACAACACTCTTCTTCTGGCATATGttgttcctcttcctcctctttgtgAAACTAGGATACTTACTGTTGAAGAACGAAAGGAGATAGGTTGCCTCTGTAAACGGCTGATTGATCATGGACGGATTGAATATTTACAACAACGAGGATACAAGGCTGCACTACAGTATTATACAGAGTCTGCTGTGTCCTTGGAGAATGTCCTGTTGACAGCTGTCCCAAGTCCATCTTGGATACCAGAGCCAACTACATGACAGGAGATAGA is part of the Phalacrocorax aristotelis chromosome 6, bGulAri2.1, whole genome shotgun sequence genome and encodes:
- the TRMT13 gene encoding tRNA:m(4)X modification enzyme TRM13 homolog isoform X1, encoding MAALQPEPGRCAYFVERKKRFCKMIPVPGRRFCGEHGQQEEENGRKRIPCPLDPKHTVYEDQLQKHLKKCNSREKPKPVYFVQDINAGLKDVAEIPEKQVSISSLSKEELENLIIKLKKTSNGLELHLEEQILSHQALQEALNDPKNGESAFKHLKQQASILGNMEKLHLLGPRRCFVEFGAGRGKLSHWVDIALQNVENVQFLLVERAPTRFKVDGKHKRRDSVFERLQVDIQHLCLNKVPILEKKKLPVVGIGKHLCGAATDLALRCLVESYTTCWDGESEEPAPKRSRNDKTEVAPNSSANTESNKDDCKPVAGIVIALCCHHKCDWTHYVGREFFKSVGLGPVEFHYFQRMSSWATCGMRETTTKASTSDESEDQTNITEEHEHTFSKTESDSDTLQGILTVEERKEIGCLCKRLIDHGRIEYLQQRGYKAALQYYTESAVSLENVLLTAVPSPSWIPEPTT
- the TRMT13 gene encoding tRNA:m(4)X modification enzyme TRM13 homolog isoform X2; protein product: MAALQPEPGRCAYFVERKKRFCKMIPVPGRRFCGEHGQQEEENGRKRIPCPLDPKHTVYEDQLQKHLKKCNSREKPKPVYFVQDINAGLKDVAEIPEKQVSISSLSKEELENLIIKLKKTSNGLELHLEEQILSHQALQEALNDPKNGESAFKHLKQQASILGNMEKLHLLGPRRCFVEFGAGRGKLSHWVDIALQNVENVQFLLVERAPTRFKVDGKHKRRDSVFERLQVDIQHLCLNLALRCLVESYTTCWDGESEEPAPKRSRNDKTEVAPNSSANTESNKDDCKPVAGIVIALCCHHKCDWTHYVGREFFKSVGLGPVEFHYFQRMSSWATCGMRETTTKASTSDESEDQTNITEEHEHTFSKTESDSDTLQGILTVEERKEIGCLCKRLIDHGRIEYLQQRGYKAALQYYTESAVSLENVLLTAVPSPSWIPEPTT